The Candidatus Eremiobacteraceae bacterium genome has a window encoding:
- the nuoK gene encoding NADH-quinone oxidoreductase subunit NuoK — protein MPQIPLSDYLFLSAAMFVIGLIGFLVRRNPLTMLMAVELMWNAGNLVLAAFARNFSDMSGQVFVFVVITVAAAEAAIALAIVVMVFRRRPDVDVDDISVLRG, from the coding sequence ATGCCGCAGATCCCGCTCAGCGACTACCTGTTTCTCTCAGCGGCGATGTTCGTCATCGGACTGATCGGCTTTCTCGTCCGGCGCAATCCTCTGACGATGCTCATGGCGGTCGAGCTCATGTGGAACGCCGGCAACCTCGTGCTGGCGGCATTTGCGCGGAACTTCTCCGACATGTCGGGCCAGGTGTTCGTGTTCGTCGTCATCACCGTCGCCGCCGCAGAAGCGGCGATCGCGCTCGCGATCGTCGTCATGGTGTTCAGACGCCGGCCTGACGTCGACGTCGACGACATCTCGGTGTTGAGGGGCTGA
- a CDS encoding NADH-quinone oxidoreductase subunit J, whose translation MTALFAACAVVLVLSAIGVVVSRHPVHSVVGLIVNFAALAVLFLTLSAEFLAMIQIIIYAGAILVLFLFVIALLTVGSDPIERTANKLPEQAGQAVIAGLVALGFIAWGIQTDWTPTAAKPAPDLGTVGTFGIQLLTTHVFAFEATAFVLLVAIIGVVMMAGRRETGARS comes from the coding sequence GTGACGGCGCTCTTCGCCGCGTGCGCGGTCGTCTTGGTCCTCTCGGCGATCGGCGTTGTCGTGAGCAGGCATCCCGTCCATTCGGTCGTCGGGCTTATCGTAAATTTCGCGGCGCTTGCGGTGCTGTTCTTGACGCTCTCGGCCGAGTTCTTGGCGATGATCCAGATCATCATCTACGCGGGTGCGATCCTCGTGCTCTTCCTCTTCGTCATCGCGCTGCTGACCGTCGGCAGCGATCCGATCGAGCGCACCGCGAACAAGCTTCCGGAGCAGGCGGGGCAGGCGGTCATCGCGGGGCTCGTCGCGCTCGGGTTCATCGCCTGGGGCATCCAAACCGATTGGACTCCTACCGCCGCCAAACCGGCGCCGGATTTGGGAACCGTCGGCACGTTCGGCATCCAGCTGCTGACGACGCACGTCTTCGCATTCGAGGCGACCGCGTTCGTGCTGCTCGTGGCGATCATCGGAGTCGTCATGATGGCCGGACGGCGGGAGACGGGGGCGCGCTCCTGA